CTTATGCGAACGCTCGAGTTTCGTGGCCACTGGCTGTGCCGGGGGATTCGCTTTCATGCAGTGAGGTCCTTGTGATTTAAGGCGCCCCACGATGCCCAGGCCATCGGCCACCCTTCAGGGGGAAGGCTCACCCATGCGCAGCCTCTGCCCCCTCACGGGTGACCAGCGAGCGGTAGTGCCCAGGGTTGCAGCCGAACCACTTGCGAAACGCCCTGTGGAACGAGCTGACGTCGGCGAAGCCGAGACGCTCGGCGATGTCGCCCAGGCCTAGCCGCGCCTGCGCCAACCAGGCAATAGCCAGTTCCCGCCGCACCCCATCCTTGATTCCCTGATAGCTTTGACCTTCCTCCGACAGGCGACGTCGCAAGGTCGATACCGACATGTGCAGGGTTCCCGCCACCTGCTCGGCATCCGGCCACGCTCCCGGCGACACCGTCAGAAGCCGATGACGGATGTGCCGGGCCAGGCTTGCCGGGTCGCGGTACTTGACGAGGATGTTGCCGGGGGCCTCGGCCAGGAAACGCTGCAACTCTTCGTCCGTGCGCCGCACCGGCAGTTCCAGGCATTCGGCGGCGATGATCATCCGCGTGCGCGGGCGCTCGAACTGCAGGTTCTCGGAGAACATCACCCGGTAGTCATCACAGAACGGCGGCTCGGCGCAACGCAGGTCGATGGCCAGGATCGGAATGCGCCGTCCGGCCAACCAACACGCCACGCCGTGGACAATCATCCAGAAAGTGAAATAGGTGAATGCCCGCCGCGGTTGGTCGCTGGGCTCGTTAATGACGATCTCGGCCAGGCTCTGTTGGCGCACCAGGCTTGGTTGCAAGTCTTCCAGCATGAGCGACAGGAAGGCCAGCACACCGTCGAGCGCAGCCCCCAGCGTGGGCTGGGCCATGGCGCTGCGGGCGATGAAGGCCAGGCTGCCGCTGCGTAGGCCGCGCCGGTCCATGGCGAAGAATTCATCGTTGCAGCGCCGCGCCAGCAGGCGCCAGAGCCGGGCATAGGACTCGGCGCTGACCCGGGCCTCGGGCCGGTCCAGTTGCTCGGCATCGATACCCGCGCGCGCCAGCAGCGCGGCGTCGGGCTCGCCGGCCGGGCAGGTCTGCAGCAGCGCCTCGCGCACCAGCTGCATGGAAATGGTGTCCTTCTCGCTCATCGACAATCCAGTCTGTTCAGTGCCGGCCATCTTAGGCCGGTGGAGGGGAAACGTCAGCCGCCGATCACTGGCCGGCGGCCAGGCCCAGGAACGCCTGGATCAGGCGCAGCTCGCGCCTGCGCTCCAGGCAGCCGACCATGTGCTGGTTGACCAGGCCGAGGCCCGACAAGGGGCGCGCCACCACCCGCGGGTCATGGGCCACCTCGGTGGAGGACACCACGCCAATGCCCAGTTGCGCCGCTACCGCCTCGGTGACCGCCTCGCGGCTGTCCAGCTCCAGTAGCACCCGAGGCTGCACACCCGCCTCGGCGCACGCCTTGTCGAAGGTGCGCCGCGTGGTCGAGCTTGGCTCGCGCAGCACCATGATCTGCTTGTCCAGCTCGGCCAGCGGCAGGTCGCCTTCGGCCGCCGCCCAGGCATGCCCAACCGGCAGCAGCGCGCACAACCGCGACTCGCACAGGCTTTGCAGGTGCAAGCCCTTGCGCGGTTCGATCTCGGTCAGCACCGCCACATCGGCATGCTCCGACAAGAGTGCACCCAGGGTTTCCTGGGCATTGCCCAGGCGCAGGTTGACGGTGATGCCGGGGTAACGCTCGCGCAGTTGCGCCAGCATCGGCATGACCCGGTGCGGGCCATCGGCTGCGACCTCCAGACGCCCGGTGAGCAACTGGCGGTTGGCCTCGAGCATGGCCTGGGCCTCTTCGGCCAGGCTGAACATCGCCCGGGTGATGGCCGCCAGGCGCGTGCCCTCCTCGGTCAGCTCGACCCGGCGCGCGGTGCGCCGCAGCAGGGTGATCTGGTAGTGCTCCTCCAGGGCCTTCACGTGCCCGGTGACCGCCGGCTGGCTGATGAACAGCCGCTCGGCGGCGCGGGTGAAACTGCCCTCGCGAGCGACGGCGTCGAAAGCACGGAGCTGGAACAGGTTCATATCTATCGGCCTTACTTATGGCTGGCATATCTACAAACAATTTGATTGATGATTCGGCGAATTGCAACCTAGCCCCACTAGTTTCCAGCCCACCGCACGTGAGGAACCTCGGAATGAGCAACGCCCCGATCCTGCTGACCCCCGGTCCACTGACCACCTCGACCCGCACCCGCCAGGCCATGCTCGTGGACTGGGGCTCCTGGGACCGCGACTTCAACCAGCTGACCGCCAGCGTGTGCGAGCAACTGCTGGCCATCATCGACGGCAGCGCCAGCCACCACTGCGTCCCCCTGCAAGGCAGCGGCACCTTCGCCGTCGAGGCCGCCATCGGCACCCTGGTACCGCGTGACGGCAAGGTGCTGGTGCTGATCAACGGTGCCTACGGCCAGCGCCTGGCCAAGATCTGCAAGGTGCTCGGCCGCACCTTCAGCACCTTCGAAACCGCCGAGGACCAGCCGACCACCGCCGAGGACGTCGACCGCCTGCTGGCCGCCGACCCTGCCGTGACCCACGTGGCGTTGATCCACTGCGAGACCAGCACCGGTATCCTCAACCCGCTGCCCGAGATCGCCCAGGTGATCCAGCGCCACGGCAAACGCCTGATCATCGACGCCATGAGTTCGTTCGGCGCATTGCCGATCGATGCTCGCGAAGTGCCCTTCGAAGCGCTGATCGCGGCCTCCGGCAAATGCCTGGAAGGCGTGCCGGGCATGGGCTTCGTGTTCGCCGAAAAAACCGCCCTGGCCGCCGCCGAAGGCAACGCCCATTCCCTGGCCATGGACCTGCAGGATCAACACGCCTACATGGCCAAGACCGGCCAGTGGCGCTTCACCCCGCCGACCCATGTGGTCGCCGCCCTGCACGAAGCGCTGCTGCAGTACAACGAGGAAGGCGGCCTGCCCGCCCGTCACCAGCGCTACCAGGACAATTGCCAGACCCTGCTCGACGGCATGGCGAAGATCGGCCTGCACAGCTTCCTGCCCGCCGAGATCCAGGCGCCGATCATCGTCACCTTCCACGCGCCTAAAGACCCGCGCTACCAGTTCAAGGACTTCTACGAGCGGGTCAAGGCCAAGGGCTTCATCCTCTACCCGGGCAAGTTGACCCAGGTCGAGACCTTCCGCGTTGGTTGCATCGGCGTGGTCGGCGCGGCCGGCATGCAGGCCGCCGTGGATGCCGTGGCCGAGGTGCTGCGGGAAATGGAAGTGCTGGACATCTGACCCTCTGCCTACCGAACTCAAGGAAAACGCGCACATGAACTACAGCAACCCCACCCAGCTGCAAGCCGCCATCCTCGACTGGGCCGGCACCGTGGTCGACTTCGGCTCCTTCGCCCCCACGCAGATCTTCGTCGAAGCCTTTGCCGAGTTCGACGTGCAAGTGTCCATCGAAGAGGCCCGTGGCCCGATGGGCATGGGCAAGTGGGACCATATCCGCACCCTGTGCGACGTGCCGGAGATCGCCGAGCGCTATCGCAAGGTGTTCGGCCGCACCCCGACCGATGACGACGTCACCGCCATCTACGAGCGCTTCATGCCGCTGCAGATCGAGAAGATTGCCGTGCACTCGGCGCTGATTCCCGGTGCGCTGGATACGCTGACCGGGTTGCGCAAGGAGGGGCTTAAGATCGGCTCGTGCTCGGGCTACCCGAAAGTGGTGATGGACAAGGTGGTCGAGCTGGCCGCGCAGAACGGCTACGTGGCCGACCACGTGGTAGCCACCGACGAGACCCCGAACGGCCGCCCATGGCCGGCCCAGGCCCTGGCCAACGTGATCGCCCTGGGCATCGACGATGTGGCGGCGTGCGTGAAGGTCGACGACACCGTGCCGGGGATTCTCGAAGGGCGCCGCGCCGGGATGTGGACCGTGGCACTGGTGTGCTCGGGCAATGCCCTGGGGCTGACCTGGGAAGGTTACCGGGCGCTGAGCGCGGAAAAACTGGAGAGCGAGCGCAAGCGTATCCACGGGATGTTCGCCGCCTCGCGGCCGCACTACCTGATCGACACCATCAACGAGCTGCCCGAAGTGATCGCCGATATCAACCGGCGCCTGGCCAAGGGCGAGATGCCGCAAGCTGTTTGATCGCGGTATGCGAGCGGTTCGCCGGCAAGCCGGCTCCTACACCATACCCGTAGGAGCCGGCTTGCCGGCGAACCGCCCCTTTCAGACAGCCCGGTTCAGCTTCACCCACGACGCGAACTTGTCGATGAACGCCTGCAGGAACGGCCGGGTCTTGTCATTGAGCTTGCCGCTGTCGTCGAACAGCGTCGCCGCCCCGCCGATATACGCTTCGGGCATCTGCATGCACGGCATGTCGAGAAACACCAGCGACTGACGCAGCGCATGGTTGGCGCCGAACCCGCCGATGGCCCCTGGCGACACGCTGGCCACCGCCGTCGGCTTGCCGCTCCAGGCACTCTGGCCATAAGGCCGCGACCCCACGTCGATGGCGTTCTTCAGGCAACCCGGCACCGAACGGTTGTATTCCGGGGTGACGAACAGCACCGCGTCGCTGCGGCGAATCTCGTCGCGAAAGTGCTTCCACGCCTCCGGCGCCTCGGGCTCGACATCCTCGTTGTACAACGGCAGGTCGCCGATCTCGACGATCCGCAGGGCAAGGCTGGACGGCGCCAGCTCAGACAGCGCGCGGGCCACCTTGCGGTTGTAGGAGTCCTTGCGCAAGCTGCCGACGACCACCGCTACCGAATAGACCTGGCTCATGGCGATAAACTTCCTGTGCTGGAAAAGGGACGTAACTAGTTATAGATGACCGTTCCTCGGGCTTCGGATTTTTTTCCATCCGGCTGAAAACTTCCCACGCCTTTTGCTGGTCTATGGGTACAGACATTTCCTACACGTTTCCGAGGTTTCCACTCAAAATGGCAGCAGTAATGGTCGGCCAGTTCCACGCCCGCGACGCCGAAGGCCGTATCTACCCCGTTCACGAGTTCCAGGAGTCCACCCTCCAGGCCGACGGCAGCACCCTCGGCGCGCCCGTCACCACCTACCGGCTGGCCATCGGCGACCGCGTCAACCACCTGGGCGAGGACCGCTTCGAGCTGGCCCAGACCGGCGTCGAGATCATCCGCATTCCCTGACGCAATCCACCGTGTACAGCGGCCCGTCATGCTGCAGGCCGTGCACATCGGCGACAAAGCCCGGGAAGCCCTGGTCGAAGGCCCGGGCAAACGCCAGGTAGTCGAGGATCGAGCGGGTCGCCTCGGTGAAACGCTCGCCCGGCATGATCAGCGGGATCCCCGGCGGATAGGGCACCAGCATCACGGCGCAAACCCGCCCCAGCAGCTGTTCGATCGGCACCGCCTCCACCTCCCCCTTCACCATCCGGTCATAGGCCTGGGCCGGGCTCATGGCCACCTCGGGTAACCGCGTGAACAACCGTTTGAGTTGCTTGGCGGTGGCATTGGCGCGATAGCAGGCGTGCAATTGGTCGCACAGGTCGCGCAGGCCCAACCCCCGATAACGCGTCGGCTGCACCGCCACCACGCTGGCCAGGCACTGGTCGAGCGGCGTGTTGCCATCGTAATGGCGCTTGAACTCCAGCAATTCGGTGAGCAAGGTGCTCCACTTGCCCTTGGTGATGCCCATCGAGAACAGCACCAGAAAGCTGTACAGGCCGGTCTTCTCCACCACTAGGCCGCGCTCCCAGAGGAACTTGCTGACCACCGCAGCCGGAATGCCCTGCTCGCCCAACTTGCCCCCGGCATCGAGCCCTGGCATCACCAGGGTTACCTTGAGCGGGTCGAGCAATACGTAGTCGTCAGCCACCTCGCCGAAACCATGCCAGTCCGCCCCCGGCTGCAACACCCAGTCCGCCGCCGCCAGGCGCTCCGTGGCCGGCGGCTGCCAGATACTGAACCACCAGTCCTGCGCCGCAAGGTGCTGGCGCAGGTTGGCCAACGCCCGGCGAAAGCTCAGGGCCTCGTCGAACATCTCCTGCAGCAGCGAACGCCCGGCCGGCCCCTCCATCATGCTCGAGGCCACGTCCAGCGAGGCGAGGATGCTGTACTGCGGCGAGGTGGAGATATGCATCATGAACGCTTCGTTGAAACGGTCGCGGTCCAACTGGCGGGTCGCGCCGTCCTGCACATGGATCATCGACGCCTGGCTGAACGCGGCCAGCAGCTTGTGGGTGGAGTGGGTGCTGAACAGCAGTGGATCGTCCGCCGCCCGCGGCGTGCCCATTGCGTAACGGCCTTCGAAGAAATCGTGGAAGGCGGCGTAGGCGAACCAGGCCTCGTCGAAATGCAGCACCTCGACGCTGGCGCCCAAGGTCTGCTTGATCAGCCCGGCGTGGTAGCACAGGCCGTCGTAGGTGGAGTTGGTGACCACCGCCAACTTGATCCTCGGCGTGCGCCCCTGGGCCAGCGGGTGGGCCTGGATCTTCGCCTGGATCGACGCCGGGCTGAATTCGCTGAGCGGAATCGGCCCGATGATCCCCAGTTCGTTGCGCTCCGGGCACAGGTAGATCGGAATCGCCCCGGTCATGATGATCGCGTGCACCACCGACTTGTGGCAGTTGCGGTCCACCAGTACCAGGTCGTCGCGCCCGACCATGGCGTGCCAGACGATCTTGTTGGCGGTGGAGGTGCCGTTGATGACGAAGAAGGTGTGGTCCGCGCCGAAGTTGCGCGCGGCGCGGGCCTCGGCTTCGGCCAGGGGGCCGGTGTGGTCGAGCAGCGAGCCCAACTCCGGCACGGACACCGACAAGTCCGAGCGCAGGGTGTTTTCGCCGAAGAACTGGTGGAACGCCTGCCCCACCGGGCTCTTGCGGTAGGCCACCCCACCGCCGTGGCCCGGCGTGTGCCAGGAATAGTTGGATTGCGCGGTGTGCTGCACCAGCGCCTTGAAAAAAGGCGGCAGCAGCCCGTCGAGGTAATTGTGCGCGGCCCGCGCCACCTGGCGGGCGAGGAACGGCACGGTGTCTTCGAACAAATAGAGGATGCCGCGCAACTGGTTGAGCTCGCCCATGGCCTCGGCCGGGGCGTTTTCCAGGGTGACCTGCTCGCCCAGGGCGAAGATCGGCAGGTTGGGCGCACGCAAGCGGGCCAGACGGATCAGCTCGGCCATGTTCTGTAGCAGGTGGGAGTTGTCGCCGGCGCCTTCGGCGGCGATCAGCATGCAGGCCAGGCCGTGGTGGGTCGCGGCGACCAGGCGGGCTTCTGCCTGGTCGGCGGCGGCGAGGATGGCGAAGCCGTCCTGGGCCAGTTCGTCGGCGATGCCCCGTACCCGCTCGCCGGCGACGCTGTCGGCCTTGATCGCGCGATGGACGATGAGGATCGGGAACTTGAGGTCCTTGTACATCGGGCGGCTACCTCTGCGGGGGCTTTTCCCACAGGGTAGTTGATCAAGCCCATTCGCCGGCAAGCCGGCTCCTACAGAGATCTCGTAGGAGCCGGCTTGCCGGCGAAAGGGCCGGTACTGCCTTCACATCAACTGGCGGCAGGCTCGGTCAATGCCTGCCACATCGACGGCCCACCCGCCGACTTGGCGATGGCCGCCAACCGTTCGGCGTGAGCTTGCAGTTCTTCCTCATTGGCCATGATCACCCGACCGGCCGCACGCCCGCTAATCCGACGGATCTCACTGCCCGTGCCGCCCTGCCCATCTTCACTTTGCGCACCATCGCCCGCCAGCGACAGGCTGGTCTGCCCCCCGGTCATTGCCAGGTAGACGTCGGCCAGCAGTTCCGAGTCGAGCAACGCACCGTGCAGCTCACGGCCGGAGTTGTCGATGCCGTAGCGTTTGCACAACGCGTCGAGGCTATTGCGCTGCCCTGGGTGGCGCGAGCGCGCCATCATCAGAGTGTCGAGGATGCTGCAGTGCTGCGAGATGTCGGCGCGATCGTGCTGGCCCAGCAGGGCGAACTCGTTGTTGATGAAGCCAACATCGAACGCCGCGTTGTGGATGACCAGGGTGGCGCCCTCGATGAACTCGAAGAACTCCTGGGCCACGTCACCGAAGCGCGGCTTGCCAACCAGGAACGCGTCGGTGATGCCGTGGACGCCAATGGCGCCCTCGTCGCTCTCGCGGTCCGGTTGCAGGTAGACGTGGAAGTGCCGCCCGGTCAGGCGCCGGCCCATGACCTCGACGCAACCGATCTCGATGATGCGGTGGCCATCGCCCACCGGCATACCGGTGGTTTCGGTATCGAGAATGACCAGCCGTTGATCTTGCTGCTGCTCCACGGGGTGACTCCAACTTGCGCTGCTTGAATATGGCGCGGGAGTATACCGGAATCGGGGCCGCTTTGCGGCCCATCGCGGCTGAAGCCGCTCCTACAGAGACCGCGCGGATCCGGGTAGGAGCGGCTTCAGCCGCGATGGGCTGCACCGCAGCCCCTTGCGATCAACGCTGCGCCCGCACCTCGTCGACCCCACGATTGGCCAGCTGATCAGCCCGCTCGTTGCCCGGGTGGCCGATGTGCCCACGCACCCACTTCCAGGTCACCTTGTGCCGGTTGACCTGCTCATCGAGGGCCATCCACAGGTCGGCGTTCTTCACTGGCTCCTTCGCGGCGGTCTTCCAGCCGCGCTTCTTCCAGTTGACCATCCACTCGTTGATGCCCTTCATCACGTACTGCGAGTCGGTGGTCAGCACCACCTCGCACTCACGCTTGAGTGCCTTCAGGCCTTCGATCGCGGCCATCAGCTCCATGCGGTTGTTGGTGGTCTCGCGCTCGCCGCCCCACAACTCCTTCTCGACGCCCTTGAAAACCATCAGCACACCCCAGCCGCCCGGGCCAGGGTTGCCCTTGCAGGCACCATCGGTGTAGATCTCGACGCTATCGCTCATGTACCACTCATGTTAAGTGCTTGTCAGTATCGGGATTGCTCGCCGTGCGGTTGACCTTGGCCAGCGGCAACGGCAGCAGCTTGCCCATGGGCTCGCGGCGCTCCAGGCGCAGGGGCCGCAGGCCGACCACCATCTTGCGCGCCACCAGCAGGTAGACACCGCCACCGGCGCTCTGCCAGCCCCCGGCCACCCGCTCCCAGCCGGCCAGGCGCTGTTGCCAGGCCGGTGAGGCAAGCGGCGGACGATAACACCCGAATCGGCGTTTCTCCAGCGCGAAGCCCAGCAGGTTGAGCCAATCGCCGACCCGCGACGGCGAGATGCAGCGGGCCTTGCGCAAGGCGCCATGGCTGAAGAGGTGGCGAATGCCCCAACTGCTCCAGGGGTTGATCCCGACGATCAGCAGGTGCCCGCCCGGGCGCACGGCGCTGGCCGCCTCGCGCAGCAGCCCGTGGGGTGAAAGGCTGAAATCCAGGCCATGCTGCAACACCACCACGTCGGCGGCGTGCTCCGAGAGCGGCCAGGCCTGCTCTTCGCAGACGATCTCCACCCCCGGCAGCGGCGCCCCCAGGCGCACGTTGCGCTGTACCTGAGGGGCGCTGGGCGGGGGTTCGGCGCAGGGGCCGTAGTGCACCAGGTAACCACCGAAGAAACGCCGCAGCTCTTCTTCGAGCAACTTTTCTTCTTCCTTGAGCATCAACTGCCCAAGAGGGCCCTCGAACCAGTCGCGGGCCAGGCTGATCAGTTCGACCCAGTCGGGGTCGGCCTGGGCGAAGGCTTGGTCGGTCATTGCGTTCTCCCTCGAAGGTTCTCCGGCCGCGCCATCGCGGCTAAGATGCCCTCAATGTCCAGGCTTGGCGAATCCGCACCATGATACAGATCGACGCCCTACCCGCTTTCTCCGACAACTACATCTGGTTGTTACAGGATACTGCCAATCGCCGCTGCGCGGTGGTCGACCCCGGCGACGACGCCCCGGTGCTCGCCTGGCTGGGCAAGCATCCCGGCTGGGTGCTGGAGGCGATCCTCGTCACCCACCATCACCACGACCACGTCGGTGGCGTCGAAGCCCTGAAGCACGCCACCGGCGCCCAAGTGTTCGGCCCGGCCAACGAGCGTATCCCGGCCCGCGACATCGCCCTCGAGGACGGCGCGCAAGTACACGTGCTGGGCCTGGCGTTCGACGTCCTGGCCATGCCCGGCCACACCCTCGGGCACATCGCCTATTACACTGCGCAATCGCCCACGCCGCTACTGTTCAGTGGCGACACTCTGTTCGCCGCCGGCTGCGGCCGGTTGTTCGAGGGCACCCCGGAGCAGATGCACCATTCGCTGCAGCGCCTGGCCGCCCTGCCCGAGCAGACCCAGGTGTACTGCGCCCACGAGTACACCTTGAGCAACCTGCGCTTCGCCAGGGCCGTCGAGCCGCACAGCGAGCCGGTGCAGCAACGCTTCGAAGCGGTCACCCAACTGCGTGCCGACAACCGTATCAGCCTGCCTTCGACCATCGGTATCGAGCGCCAGACGAATCCATTTCTTCGCACAGCTGAAATATCCGTTAAACAAAAAGCAGACGAATGGAAGGGGCATTCCAACCCCACCCAAGCCTCTGTTTTTGCTGCCTTGAGGTCTTGGAAAGACGTCTTTTGATAACCTCAAGATATATCGCGCCATAAGCGCAAAGGTTGACCAGGCCGGGGCCGGTTTTTAGAATCGCCGAACTTTTTTGCCCGGATACCCGTCCCAGCCGATGTCTTCCCGTAGCCGCAGAACCTCTCATTCGGTCGCTTTGACGCGACTGGCCCAGATCAGTGCACTGGCGCTGGCCGCCACCCTGGTCGGCTGCCAGAGCACCCGTCAGCTCGACGAAGCAGACAGCGTTCGCGCGCACAACTACCAGGCGCGGATCAAGCACAAGCCCGCGCCCCTGGCAGTCAAACCGAAGGAGCAGGCCCCGCCCCAGGACGTCTGGGAACGCATGCGCCAGGGCTTCGCCCTGCAGGACGGCATCGACGTCAACCCGCGTATCGAGCAGCAGCGCCTGTGGTTCGCCAGCAACCCGTCGTTCCTCGAGAACGCCGGCGAGCGCGGCAGCCTCTACCTGCACTACATCGTCGAGCGCCTCGAAGAACGCGACATGCCGCTGGAGCTCGCGCTGCTGCCGGCCATCGAGAGCGCCTACAACCCGATGGCCTACTCGCGCGCGCATGCCGCCGGCATGTGGCAGTTCATCCCGTCCACCGGGCGCCACTTCAACCTGCGTCAAACGAATTTCTACGACGGCCGCCGCGACATCACCGCATCGACCAACGCTGCGCTGGACTACCTGAACCGCCTGCACGACATGTTCAACGGCGACTGGCTGCTGGCATTGGCCGCCTACAACGCCGGTGAAGGCACCGTCAGCCGCGCCATCGAGCGCAACGAGCGCCTGGGCCTGCCCACCGACTACTGGAACCTGCCGCTGCCGCAGGAAACCCGCGACTACGTGCCCAAGCTGCTGGCCCTGTCGCAGGTGGTCAGCACGCCGGATGCCTACGGCATCAACCTGAACCCGATCGCCAACGAGCCCTACTTCGAAGCCGTCGCCATCAACGACCGCCTCGACCTGTCGCGCGTGGCGGCCTTCGCCGACATCGACGAAGACGAGCTGATCCAGCTCAACCCCGCGTTCAAGAAGCGCATGACCGTGGACGGCCCGCAGCAACTGCTGGTGCCCACCGCCAAGGCGCAACTGCTGACCGACCGCATGTCCAACCTCAAGCCCGAGGAACTGGTCAGCCTGCAACCGAACAAGGCCGTGTTCCAGGCCGCGCTCGCCGAGAACAAGGCGCCGGCTTCGCGCAGCTATCGGGTCAAGCGTGGCGACAACCTGGGCAGCATCGCCAAGGCCAACCGCGTGGCGGTCAAGGATATCCAGCGTTGGAACCGCCTGTCCGGCAAGAGCCTGAAGGTCGGCCAGGTGCTCGCCCTGCGCGGCGGCAACGCCCCAAGCCCGGCGGCCAACCGCACCGCCGATTCGAAACAGCGCGCCACCCAGTACAAGGTACGCCAGGGCGATTCGTACTATCTGGTCGCCAAGCGTTTCAATGTCGAGATGAAGCACCTCAAGCGCTGGAACCCGCGCAGCGGGCATGCCCTCAAGCCGGGCCAGACCCTGACCGTCTACCTGTCGCATTGATGTGAGTCCTGGGGGCGCTTTGCGCCCCTTTCGCGGCACAAGGCCGCTCCCACAGGAGATGCGCAAACCTTCAGGCTGGCGCAGCTCCTGTGGGAGCGGCCTTGTGTCGCGAAAGGGCTGCATAGCAGCCCCAATAAGCCAATTCCCTCCAGCCGACTCGCACCCTTTTTCCATTCCAGACAAGCTGTTACTGTACCCCGACCAAGCCCAACGCCCTCTGGATCGGATGCCGACGTGATACGTCCCCTCCTGCTGTCCCTCAGCCTGGCCTTGAGCTTCCCCGCCGTCGCGATGGTGAGCGAAAGCCACGGATACGCGCAGTTCGGCACGCTCAAGTACCCGGCCACCTTCACCCACTTCGACTGGGTCAACCCGCAAGCCCCGAAAGGTGGCACCTTGCGGGCCATGGCGTTCGGCACCTTCGACACGCTCAACCCCTACACGTTCAAGGGTTCGAGCCCGGTCACCACGCCCAACTTCCTGCAGTACGGCATCAGCGAGCTGAACGAGACGCTGATGGTCGGCACCGGCATGTACGACCCCTCTGGCGACGAACCCACCTCCAGCTACGGCCTGATCGCCCGCTCGGTCGAGTACAGCGAGGATCGCAGCTGGGTGGTGTTCAACCTGCGCCCT
This genomic stretch from Pseudomonas entomophila L48 harbors:
- a CDS encoding lytic transglycosylase domain-containing protein, whose protein sequence is MSSRSRRTSHSVALTRLAQISALALAATLVGCQSTRQLDEADSVRAHNYQARIKHKPAPLAVKPKEQAPPQDVWERMRQGFALQDGIDVNPRIEQQRLWFASNPSFLENAGERGSLYLHYIVERLEERDMPLELALLPAIESAYNPMAYSRAHAAGMWQFIPSTGRHFNLRQTNFYDGRRDITASTNAALDYLNRLHDMFNGDWLLALAAYNAGEGTVSRAIERNERLGLPTDYWNLPLPQETRDYVPKLLALSQVVSTPDAYGINLNPIANEPYFEAVAINDRLDLSRVAAFADIDEDELIQLNPAFKKRMTVDGPQQLLVPTAKAQLLTDRMSNLKPEELVSLQPNKAVFQAALAENKAPASRSYRVKRGDNLGSIAKANRVAVKDIQRWNRLSGKSLKVGQVLALRGGNAPSPAANRTADSKQRATQYKVRQGDSYYLVAKRFNVEMKHLKRWNPRSGHALKPGQTLTVYLSH
- a CDS encoding class I SAM-dependent methyltransferase — translated: MTDQAFAQADPDWVELISLARDWFEGPLGQLMLKEEEKLLEEELRRFFGGYLVHYGPCAEPPPSAPQVQRNVRLGAPLPGVEIVCEEQAWPLSEHAADVVVLQHGLDFSLSPHGLLREAASAVRPGGHLLIVGINPWSSWGIRHLFSHGALRKARCISPSRVGDWLNLLGFALEKRRFGCYRPPLASPAWQQRLAGWERVAGGWQSAGGGVYLLVARKMVVGLRPLRLERREPMGKLLPLPLAKVNRTASNPDTDKHLT
- the gloB gene encoding hydroxyacylglutathione hydrolase, with the translated sequence MIQIDALPAFSDNYIWLLQDTANRRCAVVDPGDDAPVLAWLGKHPGWVLEAILVTHHHHDHVGGVEALKHATGAQVFGPANERIPARDIALEDGAQVHVLGLAFDVLAMPGHTLGHIAYYTAQSPTPLLFSGDTLFAAGCGRLFEGTPEQMHHSLQRLAALPEQTQVYCAHEYTLSNLRFARAVEPHSEPVQQRFEAVTQLRADNRISLPSTIGIERQTNPFLRTAEISVKQKADEWKGHSNPTQASVFAALRSWKDVF